The following coding sequences are from one Lujinxingia vulgaris window:
- a CDS encoding ExbD/TolR family protein, whose amino-acid sequence MNFRAARKGRRRVEATLELTPLIDVIFLLLIFFVMTTAPQSSPLERIGVDLPEAASGAALDEAEAERVVLRVAADGAVFEEREDGERVSVEAPLAFLQEVHGERPAATVWLFGDEEAAHGAVIRLLDAAREVGFKKVHMAVRPAQ is encoded by the coding sequence ATGAATTTTCGAGCTGCCCGAAAAGGTCGGCGCCGGGTGGAGGCGACCCTGGAGCTGACGCCGCTTATCGACGTGATCTTCCTGCTGCTGATCTTCTTTGTGATGACCACCGCCCCGCAGAGCTCGCCACTGGAGCGCATCGGCGTCGATCTTCCCGAGGCGGCCAGCGGCGCGGCGCTCGATGAGGCTGAAGCCGAGCGCGTGGTGCTGCGCGTGGCCGCCGACGGCGCCGTCTTTGAGGAGCGCGAAGATGGGGAGCGCGTGTCGGTGGAGGCGCCCCTTGCTTTTCTGCAAGAAGTTCATGGCGAGCGCCCCGCGGCCACCGTCTGGCTTTTTGGCGATGAAGAGGCCGCCCACGGCGCGGTGATCCGCCTGCTCGACGCCGCCCGCGAGGTGGGATTTAAGAAGGTGCATATGGCGGTGCGGCCCGCGCAATAA
- a CDS encoding dickkopf-related protein, with the protein MALAFSLTTACGGGETDVDDPDTCEGDSCEEPDVGPDVDECDPTVDECDEEPDGGEPGVCSDDNDCSAGRYCYDDSCVSDTFICTLLNCAGQPGVCDPAARECVNAEVCTSVNDCLEGNLCVANQCQPEADLCSECSENEECVYDRTNLSVSCVDPTIVCEADARSCDGDTLVVCNADGTQEARINCREGCDGTELRCILPEADSCADAYEVVDGDSFEIDWTEFSNYYQPTEESACVPINRLFNTSGADVSFKATVPPGEQLTVSMTSAVDYGAIYLLEECVDVVESCVEPSATDFIRGEEEFVRAAAYTNETDAPVTLTIIADTGVGTLDNPATLDFSIGLPLCEPGTYVCAEGQREVCNAFGNAYRQLPFCPFGCGEEADQCAEAPNSVCSAAVDLAAEGMTYSSTVRDLGVDAQVRYGSGGSLDGDQCNFSSSSRDDDLVGGSGYFSVELEAGQRLTATLASEADMAMWISRGCPDIQPEDSEDETNLNCQRAANIAGASGTETLTYVAAVSDTFILAVQAVGEDDNEGEFVLDVNIEDPVCDGLDNGSVLGCFDEDTLSICNGDFPTFYSCEGGCTDGACGTPRGDRCVDAISLAVGESYEGDFANITNKLNAPGGCFEGAVPGGRDAVFAVELEANDILEATLVSDVYAGIYILSDCPGLDTISGACEVGVLDGEAEDQYVEFFVEEAGTYYVVVDAGTSATESGTFTLSLNTRQGVCSPGSTFCADGAFQTCSETGDEVVDSVTCPFACTPDGTQCGGPAQPNGTCDTALSITAPTTISDVFGKDGAPRFFSDFVLTSEADCYGGSDTNGNDAVYEVTLAPTQGLKATLNAAVTSGAVLYLLSACDDTNVDNSCMQADTGAGAEIDYISEEGGTYFLIVDRTEVQAASANDAFTIEIDFFDTPCDALSVQRCINGGTTIEICDERGNQELIECDYGCALDESDPENVEAFCQDREGDTCERPFVVTGDTYSFSDAIAGYSNTYTPLNDSNGISCTGWRGAGGEVVFEVPMAPGDVVTASMTSQYDGALYLSRGCTNPAIATQSCLEGSDEVFEGNGTETITYTAAETRSYFIFADGVELGSTGTFDVQIDITRAP; encoded by the coding sequence TTGGCATTAGCGTTCTCTTTGACCACCGCCTGCGGCGGCGGCGAAACCGACGTCGACGACCCCGACACCTGCGAGGGTGACAGCTGTGAGGAGCCCGATGTGGGCCCTGACGTCGACGAGTGCGACCCGACGGTCGACGAGTGCGACGAGGAGCCCGACGGCGGCGAGCCCGGCGTCTGCTCCGACGACAATGACTGCTCGGCGGGCCGCTACTGCTACGACGACAGCTGCGTCAGCGACACCTTCATCTGTACGCTGCTCAACTGCGCCGGCCAGCCCGGCGTGTGCGACCCCGCGGCTCGCGAGTGCGTCAACGCTGAGGTCTGCACCTCGGTCAACGACTGCCTCGAAGGCAACCTGTGCGTGGCCAACCAGTGCCAGCCCGAAGCCGACCTCTGCTCGGAATGCTCCGAGAACGAAGAGTGCGTCTACGATCGCACCAACCTCAGCGTGAGCTGCGTTGACCCCACCATCGTGTGTGAGGCCGATGCCCGCTCCTGCGACGGCGACACCCTGGTCGTCTGCAACGCCGACGGCACCCAGGAAGCCCGCATCAACTGCCGCGAGGGCTGCGACGGCACCGAACTTCGCTGCATCCTTCCCGAAGCCGACAGCTGCGCCGACGCCTATGAAGTCGTCGACGGCGACTCCTTCGAGATCGACTGGACCGAGTTCTCCAACTACTACCAGCCCACCGAAGAGTCGGCCTGCGTGCCGATCAACCGCCTCTTCAACACCTCGGGCGCCGACGTCTCCTTTAAGGCGACCGTCCCCCCGGGTGAGCAGCTCACCGTCTCGATGACCTCCGCGGTCGACTACGGCGCGATCTACCTGCTTGAAGAGTGCGTCGACGTTGTCGAGAGCTGCGTGGAGCCCTCCGCTACCGACTTCATCCGTGGCGAAGAAGAGTTCGTGCGCGCGGCCGCTTATACCAACGAGACCGACGCTCCGGTCACCCTGACCATCATCGCCGACACCGGCGTGGGCACGCTGGATAACCCCGCAACGCTGGACTTCTCCATCGGCCTGCCCCTCTGCGAGCCCGGCACCTATGTGTGCGCCGAGGGCCAGCGCGAGGTTTGCAACGCCTTTGGTAACGCCTACCGCCAGCTTCCCTTCTGCCCCTTCGGCTGCGGTGAAGAGGCCGACCAGTGCGCCGAGGCCCCCAACTCCGTCTGCAGCGCGGCTGTGGACCTGGCCGCCGAAGGCATGACCTACTCCAGCACCGTGCGTGACCTGGGTGTCGACGCTCAGGTGCGCTACGGCTCGGGCGGCTCGCTTGACGGCGACCAGTGCAACTTCTCCTCCAGCAGCCGCGACGACGATCTGGTGGGCGGCAGCGGCTACTTCTCCGTGGAGCTTGAAGCCGGCCAGCGCCTCACCGCGACCCTGGCGTCGGAAGCCGACATGGCCATGTGGATCTCCCGCGGCTGCCCCGACATCCAGCCCGAAGATTCCGAAGATGAGACCAACCTCAACTGCCAGCGCGCCGCGAACATCGCCGGCGCCTCCGGCACCGAGACCCTCACCTACGTCGCCGCTGTTTCCGACACCTTCATCCTTGCCGTTCAGGCCGTCGGTGAAGATGACAACGAGGGCGAGTTCGTGCTCGACGTCAACATCGAAGATCCGGTCTGCGACGGTCTGGATAACGGCTCGGTTCTGGGCTGCTTCGACGAAGACACGCTGAGCATCTGCAACGGCGACTTCCCCACCTTCTACAGCTGCGAAGGCGGCTGCACTGACGGCGCCTGCGGCACCCCGCGTGGCGATCGCTGCGTCGACGCCATCAGCCTGGCTGTGGGCGAGTCCTACGAGGGTGATTTCGCCAACATCACCAACAAGCTCAACGCTCCGGGCGGCTGCTTTGAAGGCGCCGTCCCCGGCGGTCGCGACGCGGTCTTCGCCGTGGAGCTTGAGGCCAACGACATCCTGGAAGCCACGCTCGTCTCCGACGTCTACGCCGGCATCTACATCCTGAGCGACTGCCCCGGCCTCGACACCATCAGCGGCGCCTGCGAAGTCGGCGTCCTCGACGGCGAAGCCGAAGATCAGTACGTCGAGTTCTTCGTCGAAGAAGCCGGCACCTACTACGTGGTCGTCGATGCAGGCACCTCCGCTACCGAATCCGGCACCTTCACCCTGAGCCTCAACACTCGCCAGGGCGTCTGCTCGCCGGGCAGCACCTTCTGCGCCGACGGTGCTTTCCAGACCTGCTCGGAGACCGGTGATGAAGTCGTCGACTCGGTCACCTGCCCCTTCGCCTGTACTCCGGATGGAACGCAGTGTGGCGGCCCGGCTCAGCCCAATGGAACGTGTGATACTGCACTTTCCATCACCGCCCCGACCACCATCTCGGATGTCTTCGGCAAAGATGGAGCCCCGCGTTTCTTCTCCGACTTCGTTCTTACCAGCGAAGCGGATTGCTACGGCGGGTCGGACACCAACGGTAACGACGCGGTGTATGAAGTTACCCTGGCGCCGACGCAGGGCCTCAAGGCGACTCTCAACGCGGCTGTGACCTCCGGTGCAGTGCTGTATCTCCTCAGCGCATGCGACGACACCAATGTCGATAACTCCTGCATGCAGGCCGACACCGGTGCGGGCGCTGAAATCGACTACATCTCCGAAGAAGGCGGAACCTACTTCCTGATCGTCGACCGCACCGAAGTTCAGGCGGCCAGCGCCAACGATGCGTTCACCATCGAGATCGACTTCTTCGACACCCCCTGTGACGCCCTGAGCGTGCAGCGCTGCATCAACGGTGGCACCACCATCGAGATCTGCGACGAGCGCGGCAACCAGGAACTCATTGAGTGCGACTACGGCTGCGCTCTCGACGAGTCCGATCCTGAAAACGTTGAGGCTTTCTGCCAGGACCGTGAAGGAGACACCTGTGAGCGTCCCTTCGTCGTTACCGGCGATACCTACAGCTTCTCCGATGCCATCGCCGGTTACAGCAACACCTACACCCCGCTGAATGACTCGAACGGCATCAGCTGCACCGGATGGCGTGGTGCCGGTGGTGAGGTAGTCTTTGAAGTACCGATGGCTCCCGGTGATGTGGTCACCGCCTCAATGACCAGCCAGTACGACGGCGCGCTCTACCTGAGCCGTGGCTGCACCAACCCGGCCATCGCGACGCAGAGCTGCCTGGAAGGCTCCGATGAGGTCTTCGAGGGTAATGGCACCGAGACCATCACCTACACGGCTGCCGAGACGCGCTCCTACTTCATCTTCGCCGATGGCGTGGAGCTCGGCTCGACAGGCACCTTTGATGTGCAAATCGACATCACCCGCGCTCCCTGA
- a CDS encoding septum formation initiator family protein: MRLGVILTFAAVVCGLLYFVLTNPSVERLEVLRAELEQLQEQNARLAEKNRKLEREIVALRDDPRLAERRARERVGLARPDEVIFQFETPEEAQRVQVRLRVDAEGQAELAGRPVEVGELAGALQELRQEMPHSELVVWISEEVGPLLHQQIIDVVDASPMAPARIEE, translated from the coding sequence ATGCGCCTGGGAGTCATTCTTACATTTGCGGCGGTGGTCTGCGGGCTGTTGTACTTCGTGCTGACCAACCCCTCGGTGGAGCGCCTGGAGGTGTTGCGCGCCGAGCTCGAGCAGCTTCAGGAGCAGAACGCCCGGCTCGCCGAAAAAAACCGCAAGCTGGAGCGCGAGATCGTGGCGTTGCGCGACGATCCGCGCCTGGCCGAGCGTCGGGCCCGCGAACGCGTGGGGCTTGCCCGCCCCGACGAGGTGATCTTCCAGTTTGAGACGCCCGAGGAGGCGCAGCGTGTGCAGGTGAGGTTGCGCGTCGACGCGGAGGGGCAGGCCGAGCTGGCCGGCAGGCCGGTGGAGGTTGGCGAGCTTGCCGGGGCGTTGCAGGAACTTCGTCAGGAGATGCCCCATTCGGAGCTCGTGGTGTGGATCTCCGAGGAGGTCGGGCCCCTGCTCCACCAGCAGATCATCGACGTGGTCGACGCCTCACCGATGGCGCCGGCGAGGATCGAAGAGTAG
- a CDS encoding PhoH family protein, producing the protein MKKNFVFDTNVLLHDPRAIFGFEDNTVIIPIYVIEEIDTFKRDMSELGRNAREVSRILDDYRNRGDLVEGVALEGGGSLKVSFDLLQDESVKFLDTNKTDNLILSVALEVQRRQPDVPCIFVSKDVNLRVRANILGLAAEKYEEQDVVSVQELYSGASELEVPNGWIDELHEKGQLSVNVEELAQYRAESTRRRGAHFYTNEYLWLRAAGGPQNTLGRLTLDAETGEATIRPLSKSRDHVWGIRPRNREQAFALDALLDDDIKVVTLIGKAGTGKTLLAIAAGLQKVTEERSHHKLLVSRPVIPMGRDLGYLPGTIEEKLDPWMRPIFDNVEYLMGISHTDRRSGRGADELRSMGIIEIEPLTYIRGRSLPNLYMIVDEAQNLTPHEVKTILTRVGEGTKIVLTGDPYQIDNPYVDSESNGLSYLVNRFKGQSLASTVTLFKGERSDLAEMAANLL; encoded by the coding sequence ATGAAGAAAAACTTTGTCTTCGATACCAACGTCCTGCTCCACGATCCGCGCGCCATCTTTGGCTTTGAGGATAATACGGTCATCATCCCGATCTATGTGATCGAAGAGATCGACACCTTTAAACGCGACATGAGCGAGCTGGGGCGCAACGCCCGGGAAGTCAGCCGCATCCTCGACGATTACCGCAACCGCGGCGATCTGGTCGAAGGGGTGGCCCTGGAGGGCGGCGGTTCGCTCAAGGTCAGCTTTGATCTTCTGCAGGATGAGTCGGTCAAATTTCTCGATACCAACAAAACCGACAACCTCATCCTGAGCGTGGCGCTGGAGGTGCAGCGCCGGCAGCCGGATGTGCCCTGCATCTTCGTCTCCAAAGACGTGAACCTGCGGGTGCGCGCCAACATCCTGGGCCTGGCCGCTGAGAAGTACGAAGAGCAAGACGTCGTCTCGGTGCAGGAGCTCTACAGCGGGGCCAGTGAGCTGGAGGTGCCCAACGGCTGGATTGATGAGCTCCATGAAAAAGGCCAACTCAGCGTCAACGTCGAGGAGCTCGCGCAATACCGCGCCGAGTCCACTCGCCGCCGCGGCGCGCACTTCTACACCAACGAGTACCTCTGGCTGCGGGCCGCCGGCGGCCCGCAGAACACGCTGGGGCGCCTCACGCTTGACGCCGAGACTGGCGAGGCGACGATTCGCCCGCTGAGCAAGTCACGCGACCACGTCTGGGGCATTCGCCCCCGCAACCGCGAGCAGGCCTTTGCTCTCGACGCGCTGCTCGACGACGACATCAAAGTCGTCACGCTCATCGGCAAGGCCGGCACGGGCAAGACGCTGCTGGCGATCGCCGCCGGTCTGCAAAAAGTCACCGAGGAGCGCAGCCACCATAAACTTCTCGTAAGCCGCCCGGTCATCCCCATGGGCCGCGACCTGGGCTACCTCCCGGGCACCATTGAGGAGAAGCTCGACCCCTGGATGCGCCCCATCTTCGACAACGTCGAATACCTGATGGGCATCAGCCACACCGACCGCCGCTCCGGACGCGGGGCCGATGAGCTCCGCTCGATGGGCATCATCGAGATCGAGCCCCTGACCTACATCCGCGGCCGCTCGCTGCCCAACCTCTACATGATCGTCGACGAGGCGCAGAACCTCACGCCCCACGAGGTCAAAACGATCCTGACGCGGGTTGGCGAGGGCACCAAGATCGTGCTCACCGGCGACCCCTACCAGATCGACAACCCCTACGTGGACAGCGAGTCCAACGGGTTGAGCTATCTGGTCAACCGCTTCAAGGGGCAGTCGCTCGCCAGCACCGTGACGCTCTTTAAGGGCGAGCGTTCGGATCTGGCGGAGATGGCGGCGAATCTTTTGTAA
- a CDS encoding sensor domain-containing diguanylate cyclase — translation MSTRTTTRRRPKQPGRQGWVVVGALLLAGYALGVLGHVALFGALNALGIIASLALAAMLWFRGLREGAAELAICLGALGAALMISRLAAGLGVELFALVVLTLAAIAATRSSRAVAWSLGAALSVELTSALMGTADPHTLRPALVEGLSEVSLIPLLVRATLMIAAVALCWKAVGRHTQRGRKRVEVELSEAREQMLQEAREFRLIHAGRGQDAVDRRQAEELIVRGAVDAVHHTIFVTLELVKTALKAHTVVLLWFDVRNERLRIKELVSESDALVDGAIDPAGGVLGGLTRQRETLALKALRPGFRGLAYYRHPQDVTEFLGVPVIEKGHLRGVLCVDRRAERAFEAEEIRVVEDAASYVMRAVENERVVATIERARFEVSRFFEASRKLNGVLTPDQVYEVALESVAQIVAFDFAAITLFDEQDDRHHVARVSGDGMTSQGGWDQVSFASNQGLVSMVVSNRHYLPFGGHLRDPEAVIFGPGQSARDLRSLIVLPLIVQDQAVGTLVIGHREANQFAAERREMLEVIANQVAVTLQNARLYERMEEMASIDALTRLPNRRTFQTRLSEAMARHKRSRRTFAVVLTDIDHFKSVNDTYGHPVGDEVLRHVGRVFREGLREVDMPARYGGEEFVLVLEDTDIEGARQVADRLRVAISKLSFETDKGLLQCTISMGIAIGPVDTDHEHALVDLADQALYHSKKNGRNQVTVYSEMVAKTAAA, via the coding sequence ATGAGCACCCGAACAACGACACGACGACGCCCGAAACAGCCCGGACGCCAGGGCTGGGTGGTGGTGGGCGCGCTGCTGCTCGCCGGCTACGCGCTGGGCGTGCTGGGCCATGTGGCGCTCTTCGGGGCGCTCAACGCCCTCGGCATCATCGCCTCTCTGGCGCTCGCAGCCATGCTGTGGTTTCGGGGGCTGCGCGAGGGCGCCGCCGAGCTGGCGATCTGTCTGGGCGCGCTCGGCGCCGCGCTGATGATCTCGCGCCTTGCCGCAGGCCTGGGCGTGGAGCTCTTTGCGCTTGTGGTGCTCACGCTCGCTGCCATCGCCGCGACGCGCTCCAGCCGCGCGGTGGCCTGGAGCCTGGGCGCCGCGCTCAGCGTCGAGCTTACGAGCGCGCTGATGGGCACCGCCGACCCCCACACGCTCCGACCGGCCCTGGTCGAGGGTTTAAGCGAGGTCAGCCTCATACCCCTTCTTGTGCGCGCCACGTTGATGATCGCCGCCGTTGCACTCTGTTGGAAGGCCGTTGGTCGCCACACCCAGCGCGGTCGAAAGCGCGTTGAGGTTGAACTCAGTGAGGCTCGCGAGCAGATGCTCCAGGAGGCCCGTGAGTTCCGCCTGATTCACGCCGGCCGCGGCCAGGACGCCGTCGACCGCCGCCAGGCCGAGGAGCTGATTGTGCGCGGTGCGGTCGACGCCGTGCACCACACGATCTTTGTGACCCTGGAGCTCGTCAAAACCGCGCTCAAGGCCCACACCGTGGTGCTGCTGTGGTTTGATGTGCGCAATGAGCGCCTGCGCATCAAGGAGCTTGTCAGCGAGAGCGACGCGCTGGTCGACGGCGCCATCGACCCGGCGGGCGGCGTGCTCGGCGGTCTGACGCGCCAGCGCGAGACGCTGGCGCTCAAGGCGTTGCGCCCCGGCTTTCGGGGGCTGGCCTACTACCGCCACCCGCAGGATGTCACCGAGTTTCTGGGCGTGCCGGTCATCGAGAAGGGCCACCTGCGCGGGGTGCTCTGCGTCGACCGGCGGGCTGAGCGCGCCTTTGAGGCCGAGGAGATTCGGGTGGTGGAAGACGCCGCATCTTATGTGATGCGCGCGGTTGAGAATGAGCGCGTGGTGGCCACGATTGAACGGGCGCGCTTTGAGGTGAGCCGCTTCTTTGAGGCCAGCCGCAAGCTCAACGGGGTACTCACCCCGGACCAGGTCTACGAGGTGGCTCTGGAGAGCGTGGCGCAGATTGTGGCCTTTGATTTTGCGGCGATCACCCTCTTCGATGAGCAGGACGATCGCCACCATGTCGCCCGCGTCAGCGGCGATGGCATGACCAGTCAGGGAGGTTGGGACCAGGTGAGCTTCGCGTCAAACCAGGGCCTTGTGTCGATGGTGGTGAGCAACCGCCACTACCTGCCTTTTGGCGGGCATCTGCGCGATCCGGAGGCGGTGATCTTCGGGCCGGGCCAGTCTGCGCGCGATCTTCGTAGCCTCATCGTGCTGCCGCTCATCGTCCAGGATCAGGCCGTGGGCACGCTGGTCATCGGGCACCGTGAGGCCAACCAGTTCGCCGCAGAGCGCCGCGAGATGCTCGAGGTCATCGCCAACCAGGTCGCCGTCACCCTCCAGAACGCGCGCCTCTACGAGCGCATGGAGGAGATGGCCAGCATCGACGCGCTCACGCGACTTCCCAACCGCCGCACCTTCCAGACCCGTCTCAGTGAGGCGATGGCGCGCCATAAGCGCTCGCGTCGCACCTTTGCGGTGGTGCTCACCGACATCGATCATTTTAAATCGGTCAACGACACTTACGGACACCCCGTCGGTGACGAGGTTCTGCGCCACGTCGGACGCGTCTTCCGCGAGGGGCTGCGCGAGGTCGATATGCCCGCGCGTTACGGCGGCGAGGAGTTTGTGCTGGTGCTGGAAGACACCGACATTGAGGGCGCACGTCAGGTCGCCGACCGGCTGCGCGTGGCGATCAGCAAGCTGAGCTTTGAGACCGATAAGGGGCTTTTGCAGTGCACCATCAGCATGGGCATCGCCATTGGCCCGGTGGACACCGATCACGAGCACGCGCTGGTGGACCTGGCCGATCAGGCCCTCTACCATTCTAAGAAGAACGGTCGAAACCAGGTCACGGTCTACAGCGAGATGGTCGCGAAGACGGCGGCGGCGTAA